DNA sequence from the Fuscovulum ytuae genome:
ATGGCCCTGCTTTACGTGCCGAAGGTGGCAGAGGTGGTCATCACCGAAGGCGCGCTGCCGAAGGATGAGGCGAAGATGCTGGCCATGGTGGCCAAGGATCAACCTTATTACGCGGCGATTGCGATATCGCCCGATGAAGGTCTGATGTCCGAGGCGACTATGGCCGCCGCCAATCATCATACCGTCGAAGCGGCCAGTGGGATCGCGCTGGCGCAATGCAATGCAAAGAAAAAGGGTGCGGCAGATTGCGTGATCGTGGCGACTGTCCGGCCCGAAGGATGGGAGGCGCGGCCTTTGCAGCTGTCCTCCTCGGCGACCGAGGATTTCGTTGCGAATCAAGGGGCTGCGCTTGCACTTTCGGCCGCAACGGGGGCCTGGGGCATTGGGGCGTCACCCGATGAGGCGCTGGCTGCCTGTGCCGCCAAGCAAGAGGCCGCGACCGATTGCACGGTTGCCATCACGCAATGACTGCGGCATCACGGCCCAAGACCGCCCCTTAAACCGGGCGGTAATTGATGCATATCAAGGTCGGCAATAGACTTTCGTCCGAGAATTCGGCGGACTTTTGCCGGAACATGTTTCCTCGTCTGATCCGTATAGATCGGGTGGGGCACAGGCGCACTGACGACGGCGGAAGGACGCCGGATAGGAGACGCGATGAATTACGAAGCTGCGCTGGATGCCAGCCTGCAACGACTGCATGACGAAGGCCGCTACCGGACCTTTATCGATATCGTGCGCAAGCAGGGCCATTTCCCGCAGGCGGTTTGGCGTCGTCCCGACGGGTCGGAGCGCGATATCACCGTGTGGTGCGGCAATGACTACCTTGGCATGGGCCAGCACCCCGAAGTTCTGGCCGCGATGCATGAGGCGTTGGATGCCACCGGCGCTGGGTCGGGGGGCACGCGCAACATTTCGGGCACCACGATCTATCACAAGCGGCTGGAGTCCGAGCTTGCCGATCTGCATGGCAAAGAGGCGGCGCTGGTCTTTTCCTCGGCCTATATCGCCAATGATGCCACGCTTTCCACGCTGCGCACGCTGTTTCCTGGGCTGATCATCTATTCCGACGCGCTGAACCACGCCTCGATGATCGAAGGGGTGCGGCGCGGGGGCGGGGCCAAGCGCATCTTCCGCCACAATGACGTGGCGCATCTGCGGGAATTGCTGGCAGGCGACGATCCGGCGGCGCCCAAGTTGATTGCCTTTGAATCGATCTATTCGATGGATGGCGATTTTGGCCCGATCAAAGAGATTTGCGATC
Encoded proteins:
- a CDS encoding 5-aminolevulic acid synthase, translated to MFRPVAVASLAALSLSAPVSAQTVTGDDAMALLYVPKVAEVVITEGALPKDEAKMLAMVAKDQPYYAAIAISPDEGLMSEATMAAANHHTVEAASGIALAQCNAKKKGAADCVIVATVRPEGWEARPLQLSSSATEDFVANQGAALALSAATGAWGIGASPDEALAACAAKQEAATDCTVAITQ